A DNA window from Methanobrevibacter thaueri contains the following coding sequences:
- the prf1 gene encoding peptide chain release factor aRF-1, with protein sequence MAGVSSKELYEFKKTLKELANKRGRGTELVSVYIPPNKQLSDVGKHMRDEMGQSANIKSKQTRKNVQSAIAVILESIKLYRQPPETGLVLFVGMIPKGGPGTEKMEKYIIEPPEPVTTYWYKCNNEFFLEPLEYMIEEHDVYGVAVIDRNEATYATLKGKKENILGHLTSGVPGKHKAGGQSQRRFDRVIEDLAHQFLKRIGDHMNEAFLPLKDDLKGIIIGGPGFTKKDFYEGDYLQYELKDKVMSVVDTSYTGEEGIREVIAKSADDLANLDVMQEKKLVQRFIHELRKDKGLYSYGEDEVRNNLTIGAVDVLLLSEDLTSMRKTFTCPSCGTQKEITVKTQAEADNLEERCPNCNEVLKEESSMDLAEEFVEKAEEMNTDVEFISTETEEGMQLFRAFGGIGAILRYYVEY encoded by the coding sequence ATGGCTGGAGTATCATCAAAAGAATTATATGAATTTAAAAAGACATTAAAAGAATTAGCAAATAAGAGAGGCAGAGGTACTGAGCTTGTTTCCGTTTACATTCCACCAAACAAACAGTTGAGTGATGTCGGTAAGCACATGAGAGACGAAATGGGTCAGAGTGCTAACATCAAGAGTAAACAAACAAGAAAAAATGTACAGTCTGCAATTGCGGTAATATTGGAAAGCATCAAGTTATACAGGCAACCTCCTGAAACAGGTTTGGTTTTATTTGTAGGTATGATTCCTAAGGGCGGTCCTGGTACCGAAAAGATGGAGAAATATATCATAGAGCCACCTGAACCGGTTACAACCTATTGGTATAAGTGTAACAATGAGTTCTTCCTGGAGCCTTTGGAATACATGATTGAGGAGCATGATGTCTACGGCGTTGCCGTTATTGACAGAAATGAGGCCACCTATGCTACATTGAAAGGTAAAAAGGAAAACATTCTCGGTCACCTGACCAGTGGTGTTCCTGGAAAGCACAAGGCAGGGGGTCAGTCACAAAGGAGGTTTGACCGTGTCATTGAGGATCTTGCTCACCAGTTCCTGAAACGTATTGGGGACCATATGAATGAGGCATTCCTCCCACTCAAGGATGATTTGAAAGGAATCATCATTGGAGGGCCTGGTTTCACCAAAAAGGATTTCTATGAAGGGGATTACCTCCAATATGAATTAAAGGATAAGGTCATGTCTGTCGTCGACACTTCCTACACTGGTGAAGAGGGCATTCGTGAGGTTATCGCAAAATCCGCAGATGATTTGGCAAATCTTGATGTTATGCAGGAAAAGAAACTTGTTCAAAGGTTCATCCATGAATTGAGAAAGGATAAGGGTCTTTACTCCTATGGGGAGGATGAGGTTAGAAACAACCTGACCATAGGTGCTGTTGACGTGTTGCTTTTATCCGAGGATCTGACCAGCATGCGCAAGACATTCACATGTCCTAGCTGCGGAACTCAAAAGGAAATCACAGTCAAAACACAGGCCGAAGCTGATAACCTTGAGGAAAGATGTCCTAACTGTAATGAAGTTTTAAAAGAGGAATCCTCAATGGATTTGGCCGAGGAGTTTGTGGAAAAGGCAGAGGAAATGAACACTGATGTTGAGTTTATTTCCACTGAAACTGAAGAGGGTATGCAGCTGTTCCGTGCATTCGGTGGAATCGGTGCAATACTCAGATATTACGTTGAATATTAA
- the dusB gene encoding tRNA dihydrouridine synthase DusB, with translation MKWKIGNVKIDNQVALAPMAGICDSAFRRIAKSMGCGLLSTEMVSDKALMYNNWKTQSMLYMTDSERPISQQIFGSGAESFKIAAAYIEENMKPDIIDINMGCPVTKVAVKAQAGSALLKDPDKIRDIISAVVDTVDLPVTAKIRSGWNNKCINAVEIAKIVDDCGASAITVHPRTREERYGIRANWSIIKKVKENVSIPVIGNGDIFTCYDAKRMIDETGCDAIMIGRGVLGNPWLIKQCIEYLDEGIEPERVTLEERIEMIKRHAELLSDIRPEKVAMHKMRTHAAYYLKGRYRSAEIKPRLFKMNTKEELFDLLDEYVELVAY, from the coding sequence ATGAAATGGAAAATTGGCAATGTCAAAATAGACAATCAGGTGGCACTTGCACCGATGGCAGGAATATGCGATTCGGCATTCAGAAGGATTGCAAAGTCCATGGGCTGCGGTTTGCTGTCGACCGAAATGGTATCTGACAAGGCATTGATGTATAACAACTGGAAAACCCAGTCAATGCTTTACATGACAGACTCAGAAAGGCCAATTTCCCAACAGATATTCGGATCAGGAGCCGAATCCTTCAAGATAGCTGCCGCATACATTGAAGAGAACATGAAACCCGACATAATCGACATAAACATGGGATGTCCCGTCACCAAGGTAGCAGTCAAGGCCCAAGCAGGAAGCGCACTTCTAAAGGACCCTGATAAAATCAGGGACATCATCAGTGCGGTCGTCGATACTGTGGACCTTCCCGTGACCGCCAAAATCAGAAGCGGATGGAACAATAAATGCATCAATGCGGTCGAAATAGCCAAAATTGTGGATGATTGCGGTGCTTCAGCAATTACCGTCCATCCCCGCACACGCGAGGAGCGCTACGGCATCAGGGCAAACTGGTCCATCATCAAAAAGGTCAAGGAAAACGTTTCAATACCCGTAATTGGAAACGGGGACATATTCACATGCTACGATGCAAAAAGAATGATTGATGAAACCGGCTGTGATGCGATAATGATTGGCAGGGGAGTCCTGGGCAACCCTTGGCTAATTAAACAATGCATCGAATACCTGGATGAGGGAATCGAACCTGAGAGGGTCACGTTGGAAGAAAGGATTGAAATGATAAAAAGACATGCAGAGCTATTGAGCGACATAAGGCCTGAAAAGGTTGCAATGCATAAGATGAGAACCCATGCCGCATATTACCTGAAAGGGCGCTACCGAAGCGCTGAAATAAAGCCAAGACTGTTTAAGATGAATACGAAAGAGGAACTCTTTGACTTGCTTGACGAATATGTCGAGTTAGTGGCCTATTAA